From the Penaeus vannamei isolate JL-2024 chromosome 20, ASM4276789v1, whole genome shotgun sequence genome, the window TCGTAaaatagattatttttttatgcttaGATGCCAAATGTTTAGTCATGTAAATAGTTATGTTGACAAAATAATTATGTACTCAACCCATTGTAAATAGGTATCCTCGGGAAACAATAAAGACACAACAATAGGATAATTATTCAGACCTAAACATTATACAAATATTCTTAATAGTTTAATCGTCAGCTGATGATAAGCGTAGAAGGGGAAATGATCTCCGGGTTTTGGGATtcgtaaataaacaaatggatatgtaaattaataagtaaatggatagagatgaatgaatagtagatgaatagataaatgaatgaaatcatagaaaagataaatgaatggataaagaaGTGTGAAGTGCTACCTTCTGGATGTTGTTTATCTCGCTCTGCCAGGTGCAAGGTTCGGCCTTGAGCTGGCGTATgcgtgtctctctcacacacacacatacacataaacataatacacacacacacacgcacacacacacacacacacacacacagagagagagagagagagagagagagagagagagagagagagagagagagagagagggagggggagagaaagagagagagacagggaagagagagagagagagaaagagaaagtggaagagagaaagagagaaagtgggagaaattAAATagctatatgaatagataaatagataaataagcaaggGGAAATGAAGTCCTGTCTTTGCAgttcgtaaataaataaataaatatataagatacaaAGTTTTTAAAAATTGAAAATGTAAATTCGAAATCCGCATTTTGCAACTTAATCAGGCAAGCACAGTTCATGCAAAATTCTTATAGCCATTtgttgcactctctctctctctctctctctctctctctttttctttctctcttcctctctctctctgtctctctttctttctctcttcctctctctctctctctctctctctctctctctctcactcactcactcactttctctctctctctctttctccctctttctgtaaaTATGTAGAAGTAAATATGTAGCCTGTTGAAACCAGAACTCACAGGAGCTAGATTCCGGAGAGAAGAGATATATTATCACGTAGGTCTCTTTATCTCCCATGTCCTTTTTATCTTCGTTCCGTTCCCCCGGATGACGGCGGAAGTACCGGCTCTATCAGTCGGTGAAGGAAGGACGCCAGTGTCTCTCGGGGCTGCATCGGGAGCAGTTCAGGGACGGGAACGCTGCTCCCCcatcaaaaatacataaatacatccttACAATCCTACGAGTGCCAAGAGGAGAATCGTCTACAGTGTCTACTGCAGAGGCGAAAAGGTGATCtcagagaggtgtgtgtgtgtgtgtgtgtgtgcgtgtgtgtgtgtggatgggtacacacacacacacacacacacacacacacacacacacacacacacacacacacacacacacacacacacatatatatatatatatatatatatatatatatatttatgtaaatatatatatacatgcatacacgcacgcacacacacacacacacacacacacacacacacacacacacacacacacacacacacacacactgatatatatgtacatgtaaatatatatatatatatatatatatatatatatatatatatgtgtgtgtgtgtgtgtgtgtgtgtgtgtgtgtgtgtgtgtgtgtgtgtgtatatatatatacattatatatatatatatatatatatatatatatatatatatatatatatatgtgtgtatatatgtatatatatatatatatatatatatatatatatatatatatatatatatatatgtatatgtgtgtgtgtgtgtgtgtgtgtgtgtgtgtgtgtgtgtgagtgtgtgtgtgtgtgtgtgtgtgtgtgtgtgtgtgtgtatatatatatatatatatatatatatgtatatgtatatattatatactgtatatatatatatatatatatgtttatatatgcatatatatgtatgtatatgtgtatatatatatatatatatatatatatatatatatatatatatatatatatatatatatatatataaacatatacatatatattatatatgtacatatatacaaatatatatgtatgtatatgtgtatatatatatatatatatatatatatattatatatatgatatatatatgtatgtatatgtatatatatatatatatatatgtatgtatatgtatatatatatgatatatatatatatatatatatatatatatatatatatatatatatatatatatatatatatatatatatatatatatatatatatatgtgtatgtatacatgtgtgtgtgtgtgtgtgtgtgtgtgtatggagaaagagagacaaagagagagggaagaataagaaacaaaggaagatccTCGTTCACCAACATCTGAACTAATAACATGCATTGAACATCTCGTTTCAGCGTGGTCCTCGACGGTCGAGGAGGAGTTCGCTGCCGAGGAGGGAGAGCGACCGACTCAAGATGGCCGCCGCCTTGCTTCCCGGCCTCCTGCTGCTGGCGCTGAGCCTCGGCTTTCCTCTGGCCTCGGCGGGTGAGTCTCGAGTGAAGGTTGACATTTAGGGCTTCAAGTTTTATACCCCGTGCAATGCGTGCTCTCAGTCACTCATACTTTAGAATTGCTCAAACCTTTTTGAGATatgatacacatgtatacatatgtatgtatgtacattcatatatacatacatccattatatatatactgtatatgcaaacatacacacttaaacacacatacaattaaacacataaacatgcagTCATACATACActtagataaacacatacataaacacttaaacacataagctcacacacacacacacaaaataaaacacacacacacacagagtcgccATCGCTGTTTTAGCATTTACATAAATTGCATTACACAACCCTATTAATCCTCATAATCACGTGACGCAACTAATGTCTCACCTAATTGGCGAATCTCACCCACAGATATGAAAACCCTTCCCCTCGACCTGCCTTCCACCATGTTCTTGAAGCCGAGACAGAGTTCCACCAGAGTCACCTTTAAAGTCTTATTTCAGAATACAACGGATCAAGAGGCTTCCTTTCCCCTTGATAACCAGTGGTATAAAGTCGAACTTTTCAGGGTGAGTTGTGGATGATCTGCAATTTGACGTATTAGTGGTTATTCCGATGCTATGTGAACATATATGCTTATAGgaatagacatatatttacatatacttccatatatatttatgtgtgcagatatatgtatatatagagagagatgtatatatctatatctatatctatatctatctatctatctatctatctatatatatatatatatatacatatatatatatatgtatatatatatatatatgtatatatatatatatatatatatatatatatatttatatgtatacatatatataaatatatatatatatatatatacatatatatatatatatatatatatatatatatatagagagagagagagagagagagagagagagagagagagagatgtatatatctatatctatatctatatctatctatctatctatctatatacatatatatatatatacatatatagatagatgtatatatatatatatatatattatatatatatatatatatatatgtatatgtatatatataaatatatatatatacatatatatatatatatatatatatatatatatatatatatatatatatatatatatatatagagagagagagagagagagagagagagagagagagagagagagagtatatatatatgtatatatatatatatatatgtgtgtgtgtgtgtgtgtatgtgtgtgtgtgtgtgtgtgtgtgtatgtgtgtgtaatatgtaaatatatgcgtatatatggagagagagagagagagacagagagagagaaagacagagagagagagatttaaaaagatagagagagagagaaagagagacagagagaagtatatatatatatatatatatatatatatatatatatatatatatatatatatatatatatatatatatatatatatatatatatatatatatatgtgtgtgtgtgtgtgtgtgtgtgtgtgtgtgtgtgtgtgtgtgtgtgtgtgtgtgtctctctctctctctctctctctctctctctctctttctctttctctctctctctctctctctctctctctctctctctctctctctctctctctctctctctctctctctctctctctctctctctctctctctctctctctctctctctctctctctttttgcgctGTGCTGGCAGCAGGACACACGTTCAATCCTCTGCACGGCCAGGAAGTgatatccccggccactccttgcacacaggggcagATTTGGGCAAAATAGAACAGGCaccatgtcacagcaaagaatacccattgtaacaaatggaattaaaactaaatcaccaaatcttaaaatctctctctctctctctctctctctctctctctctctctctctctctctctctctctctctctctctctctctctctctctctctctctctctctctctctctctcctatatacgcatatatatacatatatacgcatatatgtacatattatccacacacacacacacacacacacacacacacacacacacacgcacacacatatatacatatacaaatgtctatatatacatatatatatacatatgtatatataagtttatataaaagtgtatatttgtgtgtgtgtgtgtgtgtgtgtatgtgtatgtgtgtgtgtgtgtgtgtgtgtgcgtgtgcgtgtgtgtgtgtgtgtgtgtgtgtttgtgtgtgcgtttgtatgtgtgtgtgtgtgcgtgtgtgtatgtacatatattcatatatatatatatatatatatatatatatatatatatatatacatatatatatatatacatatatatatgtatatacatatatatatatatatatatatatatatatatatttatacatatatatatgtatgtatatatatatatatatatatatatatatatatatatatatatatatatatatatatatatatatatatatgtaattatatatatatatatatatatatatatatatatatatatatatatatatatatatatatatatatatatatgtgtgtgtgtgtgtgtgtgtgtgtgtgtgtgtgtgtatgtgtgtgtgtgtgtgtgtgtgtgtgtgtgtgtgtgtgtgtgtgtgtgtgtgtgtgtgtgtgtgtgtgtgtgtgtgtgtgtatgtgtttgtgtgtgtgtgtgtgtgtgtgtgtgtgtgtgagtgtgtgtatatgtttatgtatgtgtgtatttatatatatatatatatatatatatatatatatatatatatatatatgtgtgtgtgtgtgtgtgtgtgtgtgtgtgtgtgtgtgtgtgtgtgtgtgtgtgtgtgtgtgtgtgtgtatttatatatatatatatatatatatatatatatatatatatatatatatatatatgtatgtatgtatgtatatgtatgtatataaatatatacatatatgtgtgtatatgtatatatatatatatatatatatatatatatatatatatgtatgtatgtatattcatatatatatatatatatatatatatatatatatatatatatatatatttatatatattatgtatatatatgtatatatatatattaatatatatatgtatatatatatatatatatatatatatatatatttatatatatatgtatatatatatatatatatatatataaatgtatatatatatatacatatatatatatatatatatatatacatatatatatacatatatatatatatacatatgtatatatgtaaatatatagatatgtacatatatatatatatatatatacatatatatatacacacacatatatatgtatatatatatatatatatatatatatatatatatatatatatatatatatatatatatatgtgtgtgtgtgtgtgtgtgtgtgtgtgtgtgtgtgtgtgtgtgtgtgtgtgtgtgtgtgtgtgtgtgtgtgtgtgtgtgtgtgtgtgtgtgtgtgtgtgtgtgtgtgtgtgcgtgtgtgcgtgtgtgtgtgtgtgtgtgcgtgtgtgcgtgcgtgtgtgtgtgtgtgtgtgcgtgtgtgtgtgtgtgtgtgcgtgtgtatgtctgtgtgtgtgtgtgtgtgtgtgcgtgtatgtgtgtgtgtgtgtgcgtgtgtgtatgtacatatattcatatatatatatatatatatatatatatatatatatatatatatatatatatatatacacatatatatataaatatatatatatatatacatatatacatacatacatatatatatatatatatacatatatatatatatatatatatatatatatatatatatatatatatatatatatatatatatatatatatatatatatatatgtatgtatgtatatatatatatatatatatatatatatatatatatatatatatatatatatgtatatatatatatatatatatatataattatatatatatatatatgtatatatatataattatatatatatatatatatatatatgtatacatatatatatatatatatatatatatatatatatatatatatatatatatatatgtgtgtgtgtgtgtgtgtgtgtgtgtgtgtgtgtgtgtgtgtgtgtgtgtatgtgtgtgtgtgtgtgtgtgtgtgtgtgtgtgtgtgtgtgtgtgtgtgtgtgtgtgtgtgtgtgtgtgtgtgtgtgtgtgtgtgtgtgtgtgtgtgtgtgtgtatatgtttatatatgtatgtatttatatttatatatatatatatatatatatatatatatatatatatatatatatatatatgtgtgtgtgtgtgtgtgtgtgtgtgtgtgtgtgtgtgtgtgtgtgtgtgtgtgtgtgtgtatatatatatatatatatatatatatatatatatatatatatatatatatgtaatgtatgtatgtatgtatatataaatatatacataattgtgtgtatatgtatatatatatatatatatatatatatatatatgtatgtatgtatattgcatatatatatatatatatatatatatatatatatatatatatatatatatatatatatatatatatatatttatatatatatatatatatatatatatatatatatatatatatatatatatatatacatatatatatgtatatatatatatatttatatatatatgcatatatatatatatatatatatatatatatatatatatatatatatatatatatatacatacatacatatatacatatatatatatatttatatatatatatatatatatatatatatatatatatatatatatatatagatatgtatatttaaatatatatatatatatatatatatatatacacacacatatatatgtttatatatatatatatatatatatatatatatatatatatatatatatatatatatatgtgtgtgtgtgtgtgtgtgtgtgtgtgtgtgtgtgtgtgtgtgtgtgtgtgtgtgtgtgtgtgtgtgtgtgtgtgcatgtgtgtgtgtgtgtgtgtgtatgtgtgtgtttgtgtgtatgtgtgcgtgtgtgtgtgtgtgtgtgtgtgtgtgtgtgtatgtgtatgtatgtgtttgtttgtgtgtgtgtgtgtgtgtatgtgtgtgtgtgtgtgtgtgtgtgtgtgtgtgtgtgcgcgcgtgtgtgtgtgtgtgtgtgtgtgtgtgtgtgtgtgtatgtgtatgtgtgtgtgcgtgtgtatgtgtgtgtgtgtgtgtgtgtgtgtgtgtgtgtgtgtgtgtgtgtgtgtgtgtgtgtgtgtgtgtgtgtgtgtgtgtgttatgtgcgtaAATATATCACCTCATAATTTGCTCCGAACAGAACGACGCCCAAAACGTTGTTCTTCGTGTCTCATCTTATCCCGACAAAGAGTTCACCTGCTGCGCTGGCCAGAAACTGCTGAATCACCATGCGTCCTATGAGGGTCTTGCCGACTGGAGTGAAGAGTGTCCTGATGAAGTGCCTAAGGGAAGCCTCTTCAGTTGCCCGGGGATGGAGTCGACCACAGCAGGtcagttcttttgttttttctttctttctttctttttattttttatgttgtattttctttctttctttctttttattttttatgatgtagTGACAGAGGAAGTTTCGCTTATTTCTGTTGACGGGAAAGCGTTATTTATAAGCAATGGCTAGGTAACTATCTATGTGAGACGAATAGTGGAAATTCCGGTTATATTGAAAGCAGATTTTTATAACGGATACTTATGACGTTACAGTATGAAAACagccaaaaataatgataagatattaatGACGATTGCGATAACTCCCACAAATCAGATCCTCCGTCGACTCAACAGCGAGGCACCCAAGCTCCCTCAACCCAACAGCCGGACTCGAAACCTCCTTCAACTGAAAACCCAGACGGCAAATCTCTCTCAACTGAAAATCTAGACCAAAAACCTCCTTCAACTGAAAACCTTGATCCAAAAATTCCTTCCACTGATCCTCCAGACTCCCAAGTTCCTTCCACTCACCACTCAGACTCTAACCATCCCTCGACAGAACGCCTGGCCACCAAAGCTCCATCAACCCAAGACCCAGACGCCAAGGCTCCCTCAGAAGCTTCAAGTCAAGAATCCTCGTCAAGCACGGAGGATCCTGTAGGTGTGAGTGTACTCCTATTCGCCCTAGCGGTGGCTGGAATGCTACTATTACTTTGAGTCTAAGGAGCATCTGCGAACCGTGGATGTGAGCGATCTATTAGGGAGGGACTCGGAGAACGAGAGGTAACTTGAGGAACaggaatgaatatgtctgtataatgtaatcatatatttatgatcttttatatttataatgattatacacacacacacacacacacacacacacacacacacacacacacacacacacacacacacacacacacacacacacacacacacatatatatatatatatatatatatatatatatatatatatatatatatatataatttgctgtGGTTGGAAAAGTCTTAAGCCAGAGTATCATTATTAGTTCTTTGGTGCGGCTGGGAAAGTCTTTCTTAAGCTATGGTATCACTATCAGTTCTCTGCTGTGATTAGATGTCTTAAGCCAGTGTGCTAGTAGCAGTTAGACTCTGCTGTGGTTGGAAAAGAGTTAAGCTAGGGTGCCAGTAGCCTTATCCGTATCCACTGTAGCCATTCACAGATTATAACTCATTTGGCCAGGGCAACCAAAAAGAGCTAGACCCTTAGCAGTCTTTGCCCATGTATTACTATTTTTCAAAGGTGATTAGGAATTCTAGTGATTGTCTATTTTTTCAAGATATTTCTAAGCtgccataaccataaccatagcATCAGTGAAATGAGCTTAAACTTGTCTAGCCCTGGAGAGCGTAACTGCGATGAAACCAAAGGGGAACACTGGACGCCAGGGGATAGCTTAGGGACTAGAGGCTGAAAATGAGCAGTGGAACCCGGGTTTGATTAGACAGGGACGCGTTCGAACCATTAGGAGAGAAACACTGTTTAAAAGGACAATTCTCTCATAGATTTTAACGAAAAAATCACTTTTTTCCAATTTTGACTTGAAGGATGTCTTGCTGTTGAATAAGGGAACAatttctccctctgctctccagGTTGCATATAGAATGATTTAAAACCccatgtgtctatgtattttttctatctatatgtctgtctctttttttctctctatcaccctgtctcttcctgtttttctcaGTCTCaccctatttctctgtctttctctgtgttttcctGTCTCcatgtctccttttttctctctctctctttgtctctccctgttttttttctctctttgtctctctttccttatcgccctatatatctacttgtctttcttttattctctctctgtctctccctgtctttctttctgtctctccctgtctttctttctctctctgtctctcattgtcttttttttctctctgtctgtctctccctgtctttctttccttctctctgtctctcactgtcttttttctctctttctgtcttttccagtctttctttttctctttctgtccctccctctttctttttctcgctttgtctCCATCTATCcgtatctctttttgtctctccgtctttctttttctcgctctgtatttctgtctctgtctttctttttatcgctctgtatccgtctctccttttttctctatgtctctccctgtctttccttctctttttctgcatttatggctctccctgtctttctttttctcgctgtctctatctctccctgtctttctttttctcgctgtctctatctctctctctctctctatctatttatctctccatgtttctctttctctctgtgagtCTTTCCCTGGGCCTCAGgctatcccttttcttctctcgttctctgtctctctatgtttcccagtttttccgtctctctctctgtctctccctgtctttctttctgtgtatgtgtctttttatctctctcggtctgtctctatgtctccctctgtctcttcgtttctctacgcctctttgtatctctcgctgatttgtactaaaaaaaaaaaaaaagattaacaaggagaaaagaagcagattttttttctttttcttttttgtatctttttcatcacgtgatatgttttttcttttgtgattgtTTTGCATTCTCCGATTTGGTAAATGCACTTGGAAATTAGTTTGTATTCAAATATAACATGAGGTTTGATTATGCATTTGCTTATAGATTGATTCGGTGTTATCATATTTGTGCGGGCATATTTTTctcccgtgtatgtgtgtgtgtgtgagtgtctgtgtgcatgcacatatttgtaatatgtgcatgtatagctgcgtgtgtatttgtgtttgtgcgtgtatacgtgtgtgtgaacgcaggtgtgtgtatatgcatgggtaagtatatgtacatgtatacctgTCCTTGTTGGAATGTGGTATCTCCAATAAAAGTGAATATTAttgtgtttatctattaatattatcaattatattaaatTGATTGCAAGGAACCTAATGTTCCTCACTAGATAATTATGTAATggattaataaaattataaacaaGATTTGAATTATTCATCCTGTAAAAGTAacctaatgctctctctctctctctctctctctctctctctctctctctctctctctctctctctctctctctctctctctctctctctctccc encodes:
- the LOC113812845 gene encoding uncharacterized protein isoform X2: MAAALLPGLLLLALSLGFPLASADMKTLPLDLPSTMFLKPRQSSTRVTFKVLFQNTTDQEASFPLDNQWYKVELFRNDAQNVVLRVSSYPDKEFTCCAGQKLLNHHASYEGLADWSEECPDEVPKGSLFSCPGMESTTAERLATKAPSTQDPDAKAPSEASSQESSSSTEDPVGVSVLLFALAVAGMLLLL
- the LOC113812845 gene encoding sperm acrosomal protein FSA-ACR.1 isoform X1, which codes for MAAALLPGLLLLALSLGFPLASADMKTLPLDLPSTMFLKPRQSSTRVTFKVLFQNTTDQEASFPLDNQWYKVELFRNDAQNVVLRVSSYPDKEFTCCAGQKLLNHHASYEGLADWSEECPDEVPKGSLFSCPGMESTTADPPSTQQRGTQAPSTQQPDSKPPSTENPDGKSLSTENLDQKPPSTENLDPKIPSTDPPDSQVPSTHHSDSNHPSTERLATKAPSTQDPDAKAPSEASSQESSSSTEDPVGVSVLLFALAVAGMLLLL